AGGCTAAAAGCATTTTCCAAGCCACAAAGAAAAAATTTCTCGACAGACTTAAAGAATGGTCAAAAACAAAAGAAGATCAAGAGCGCCTTTTTAAAGAAGCGGCTCTTTTGTGCGAAAGAGCAGACATCACAGAAGAAATTGTCAGGCTCCATTCACATCTAAAAGAAGTGACAAAACTTATCAAATCTAAAGAAAGTCTGGGAAAAACGATTGAGTTTTTTATCCAGGAAATGAACCGAGAAACCAACACCATTTCTCAAAAATCTAATAGCGTGAATATTGCACAAAAAACCATTCTAATCAAAAGCCATTTAGAAAAAATAAGAGAGCAGATCCAAAATGTTGAGTAAACTTTTAGGCAATACAAAACCCGCCTCCATTTTCGTTGTATCCGCACCTGGGGGCACGGGAAAAACTACCCTTGTGAAAAAATTATTGCAAGAATTCGAAAGCATCAAGCGCAGCATCTCCTATACCACGCGCACCCCCCGCCCAGATGAAGAAGAAGGGTTGGACTACTATTTTATTTCAGATAGGCAATTTGAAGAAAAGTTTCAAAAAGGTGATTTTTTAGAACATGCTAAGGTCTTTGATTCTTTCTACGGCACCGATCAAAGCCAAGTTGAAAAACTACTCAACAAAGGTGCTCACGTCATCTTGATTCTAGATACGCAAGGCGCTACGCAAGTGAAAAAAAAGCTACCTAAAACCACACTCATTTTTATTTCTCCACCTTCTTTAGATGAATTGAAAGAGCGCTTGAAAAAACGCAAAAAAACGACGCACGAATCGATCGATTGGAAAGTGGAGCTCGCTCGAAAAGAGATGGAAGAAATCCCCCAATACGATTATCTCATTGTCAATGACAAT
This DNA window, taken from Chlamydiota bacterium, encodes the following:
- the gmk gene encoding Guanylate kinase; its protein translation is MLSKLLGNTKPASIFVVSAPGGTGKTTLVKKLLQEFESIKRSISYTTRTPRPDEEEGLDYYFISDRQFEEKFQKGDFLEHAKVFDSFYGTDQSQVEKLLNKGAHVILILDTQGATQVKKKLPKTTLIFISPPSLDELKERLKKRKKTTHESIDWKVELARKEMEEIPQYDYLIVNDNLDIAYEKLKAILIANECKM